A single window of Drosophila suzukii chromosome 3, CBGP_Dsuzu_IsoJpt1.0, whole genome shotgun sequence DNA harbors:
- the ImpL2 gene encoding neural/ectodermal development factor IMP-L2 isoform X1 produces the protein MQKMNLHVCALALLLFGSIATVRGRAVDLVDDSNDVDNSIETEDKPRDRAFDADWLKFTKTPPTKLQQADGATIEIVCEMMGSQVPSIQWVVGHLPRSELDDLDSNQVAEEAPSAIVRVRSSHIIDHVLSESRTYTCVGRTGSKTIYASTVVHPPRSSRLTPEKTYPGAQKPRIIYTEKTHLDLMGSNIQLPCKVHARPRAEVTWLNNENKEIVQGHRHRVLPSGDLLISDIKWEDMGNYKCIARNAVGKDTADTFVYPVLKDED, from the exons AAAATGAATTTACATGTGTGCGCCTTAGCGCTGCTGCTGTTCGGCAGTATCGCCACTGTCCGCGGAAGAGCCGTGGACCTGGTAGACGATAGCAACGATGTGGACAATTCCATCGAGACGGAGGACAAGCCCCGGGACCGAGCCTTCGACGCCGACTGGCTCAAGTTCACCAAGACGCCGCCGACCAAGCTGCAGCAGGCGGATGGTGCCACCATCGAGATCGTTTGCGAGATGATGGGCTCCCAGGTGCCCAGCATCCAGTGGGTGGTGGGTCACCTGCCCCGCTCGGAGCTCGACGACCTGGACTCCAACCAGGTGGCCGAGGAGGCGCCCAGTGCCATTGTTCGCGTCCGATCCTCGCACATCATCGATCACGTGCTGAGCGAGTCGCGCACCTACACGTGTGTGGGACGCACTGGCTCCAAGACGATCTACGCCAGCACTGTGGTACATCCGCCACGATCCTCTCGCCTCACGCCGGAGAAGACCTACCCGGGTGCCCAGAAGCCGCGCATCATCTACACCGAGAAGACCCATCTCGATCTGATGGGCTCCAACATCCAGCTGCCCTGCAAGGTGCACGCTCGTCCCCGGGCCGAGGTCACCTGGCTGAACAACGAGAACAAGGAGATCGTCCAGGGACATCGCCACCGGGTCCTGCCCAGCGGCGATCTCCTGATTTCGGACATCAAGTGGGAGGACATGGGCAACTACAAGTGCATAGCCCGGAACGCAGTGGGCAAAGACACCGCCGACACCTTCGTGTATCCCGTACTT AAGGATGAAGATTAA
- the LOC118877369 gene encoding uncharacterized protein yields the protein MSVLSQLLLNFNQKAQSRSHHNIELINSFIT from the coding sequence ATGTCAGTGCTAAGCCAACTGCTGCTCAACTTCAACCAGAAAGCCCAGAGCAGGAGCCACCACAACATAGAGCTGATAAATTCGTTCATAACATAA
- the ImpL2 gene encoding neural/ectodermal development factor IMP-L2 isoform X2 codes for MQKMNLHVCALALLLFGSIATVRGRAVDLVDDSNDVDNSIETEDKPRDRAFDADWLKFTKTPPTKLQQADGATIEIVCEMMGSQVPSIQWVVGHLPRSELDDLDSNQVAEEAPSAIVRVRSSHIIDHVLSESRTYTCVGRTGSKTIYASTVVHPPRSSRLTPEKTYPGAQKPRIIYTEKTHLDLMGSNIQLPCKVHARPRAEVTWLNNENKEIVQGHRHRVLPSGDLLISDIKWEDMGNYKCIARNAVGKDTADTFVYPVLDED; via the exons AAAATGAATTTACATGTGTGCGCCTTAGCGCTGCTGCTGTTCGGCAGTATCGCCACTGTCCGCGGAAGAGCCGTGGACCTGGTAGACGATAGCAACGATGTGGACAATTCCATCGAGACGGAGGACAAGCCCCGGGACCGAGCCTTCGACGCCGACTGGCTCAAGTTCACCAAGACGCCGCCGACCAAGCTGCAGCAGGCGGATGGTGCCACCATCGAGATCGTTTGCGAGATGATGGGCTCCCAGGTGCCCAGCATCCAGTGGGTGGTGGGTCACCTGCCCCGCTCGGAGCTCGACGACCTGGACTCCAACCAGGTGGCCGAGGAGGCGCCCAGTGCCATTGTTCGCGTCCGATCCTCGCACATCATCGATCACGTGCTGAGCGAGTCGCGCACCTACACGTGTGTGGGACGCACTGGCTCCAAGACGATCTACGCCAGCACTGTGGTACATCCGCCACGATCCTCTCGCCTCACGCCGGAGAAGACCTACCCGGGTGCCCAGAAGCCGCGCATCATCTACACCGAGAAGACCCATCTCGATCTGATGGGCTCCAACATCCAGCTGCCCTGCAAGGTGCACGCTCGTCCCCGGGCCGAGGTCACCTGGCTGAACAACGAGAACAAGGAGATCGTCCAGGGACATCGCCACCGGGTCCTGCCCAGCGGCGATCTCCTGATTTCGGACATCAAGTGGGAGGACATGGGCAACTACAAGTGCATAGCCCGGAACGCAGTGGGCAAAGACACCGCCGACACCTTCGTGTATCCCGTACTT GATGAAGATTAA